One Natrinema halophilum genomic window carries:
- a CDS encoding MaoC family dehydratase — protein MSSKCSDTDSNDSGSTTTHWTSISKHVVNSYVEANNAFLAAIGMSPSYSDAPNSQPEPTTTTSSSVDEVAFGDETWVLERSTDNHDALGVGDYVRFSKPIVESDVTAFSQISGDTNRLHLEPGFAEGTRFGDRIAHGTLVAGTISAALARLPGTTIYLSQDLEFTGPVEIGETVTAECEIVETLGGDRYRLHTMVVDQDNETVVDGEAVVIINAPPAE, from the coding sequence ATGAGCAGCAAATGTTCAGATACTGACAGCAACGATTCAGGGTCAACAACCACTCACTGGACGAGTATCTCGAAACACGTCGTCAATAGCTACGTCGAAGCTAACAACGCCTTCCTGGCGGCGATCGGAATGTCACCCTCGTATAGTGATGCACCCAATTCCCAGCCGGAACCGACCACGACGACGTCCTCCTCGGTCGACGAAGTCGCCTTCGGCGATGAAACGTGGGTTTTAGAGCGTTCGACGGACAACCACGACGCACTGGGCGTCGGCGACTACGTCCGATTTAGTAAACCGATCGTCGAAAGCGACGTCACCGCCTTTTCACAGATTTCGGGCGATACTAACAGACTGCACCTCGAACCCGGTTTCGCTGAAGGTACCCGATTCGGCGATCGGATCGCTCATGGCACGCTCGTCGCCGGCACGATCAGCGCCGCGCTGGCCCGCCTTCCCGGAACGACGATCTACCTTTCGCAAGACCTCGAGTTCACGGGGCCCGTCGAGATCGGCGAGACGGTAACGGCGGAGTGTGAGATAGTCGAAACACTCGGCGGCGATCGATATCGGTTGCACACGATGGTCGTCGACCAGGACAACGAAACGGTCGTCGACGGTGAAGCCGTCGTTATTATTAACGCACCGCCCGCCGAGTGA
- a CDS encoding alpha/beta fold hydrolase, which produces MAELGLEDGTIWYETIGDGPPLVFVHGGWMNGGAWTPQVDHFADDYRVVTLDVRGHGNTGPTDPDRYSIELFTDDLEALLSHLEIEQPILCGLSLGSMIVQEFLSRHPTDATGAILGGAVRSMPPIELPTGLKSFWSPVPALTASLSLTGTTGTFQSMLYSIQATTGQRWLSVDPEVRADAIDDVGDIRSTEFRKIFQALYRYDPPELTDVRTPALVVHGEQEAPLVKRQGQRIATSVADGDRLVLSESGHLVNQDRPHAFNAATTDFLQDLSAV; this is translated from the coding sequence ATGGCAGAACTCGGGCTCGAAGACGGCACGATCTGGTACGAGACGATTGGCGACGGCCCGCCGCTGGTGTTCGTCCACGGCGGCTGGATGAACGGTGGGGCCTGGACCCCACAGGTCGATCACTTCGCCGACGACTACCGAGTCGTTACCCTCGATGTCCGAGGTCACGGTAACACCGGTCCGACCGATCCCGATCGATACTCGATTGAACTGTTTACCGACGACCTCGAGGCGCTGCTCTCCCATCTCGAAATCGAGCAGCCGATACTCTGTGGTCTCTCGCTGGGATCGATGATCGTCCAGGAGTTCCTGAGTCGCCATCCGACCGACGCGACGGGTGCAATCCTGGGCGGGGCGGTTCGGTCGATGCCGCCGATCGAACTTCCAACGGGGCTGAAGTCGTTCTGGTCGCCGGTTCCAGCGCTGACCGCGTCGCTGTCGCTAACGGGGACGACGGGAACGTTTCAATCGATGCTGTACTCGATTCAGGCGACGACCGGCCAGCGGTGGCTCTCCGTCGATCCTGAGGTCAGAGCCGACGCGATCGACGACGTCGGCGACATACGATCGACCGAGTTTCGTAAGATCTTTCAGGCACTCTACCGGTACGACCCGCCGGAACTAACCGACGTCCGGACGCCGGCGCTCGTCGTCCACGGCGAACAGGAAGCCCCGCTAGTCAAACGGCAGGGCCAGCGGATCGCCACCTCGGTCGCCGACGGTGATCGACTCGTGCTGTCTGAATCCGGTCACCTCGTCAATCAGGATCGCCCGCATGCGTTCAATGCAGCCACGACCGATTTCCTGCAGGATCTCTCCGCTGTCTAG